The following proteins are co-located in the Solanum pennellii chromosome 1, SPENNV200 genome:
- the LOC114075168 gene encoding uncharacterized protein LOC114075168, translating to MPTGRLAKWQILLTEIDIIYITRTAMKAQALADHLAENPINEEYEPLKTYFPYEKISCIDEVIHDNNQGWKLFFDGASNRKGVGIGVVLMSESGEYYPISAQLRFYCTNNMFEYEACILGLRLAVDMGIQELLVLGDSDLLVQQIKGEWETRDPKLIPFQHCLQGLCQQFVSIKFRHILRVHNEIADALATLSSMLQHPDDAHIDPLYIQIRDQHAYCNMIEEEFDSKPWFHDIKTYLPSGECPSDVTSNQKRTIRRLARGFFLSGGILYKKTPDLGLLRCVNAQEASTIMIEDT from the coding sequence ATGCCCACAGGCAGGCTTGCGAAATGGCAAATATTGCTCACAGAAATTGACATTATCTATATAACGCGGACCGCAATGAAAGCTCAAGCATTGGCAGATCATTTGGCGGAGAACCCTAttaatgaagaatatgaaccaCTTAAAACCTATTTTCCATATGAAAAGATATCTTGTATCGATGAAGTTATTCACGATAACAATCAAGGTTGGAAGTTATTCTTTGATGGTGCCTCTAACAGGAAAGGAGTTGGAATAGGAGTTGTTCTTATGTCTGAATCAGGGGAATATTACCCTATATCAGCCCAACTTAGATTTTATTGTACTAATAATATGTTTGAGTATGAAGCATGCATTTTGGGTCTGAGGTTAGCTGTTGACATGGGTATCCAAGAATTGTTAGTGTTAGGGGACTCAGACTTACTAGTTCAGCAAATTAAAGGAGAATGGGAAACTCGAGACCCAAAGCTCATACCATTTCAACATTGTTTACAAGGTCTTTGTCAACAATTCGTGTCGATAAAGTTTAGACACATTCTCAGAGTACACAATGAGATTGCAGATGCATTGGCCACTTTATCTTCGATGCTCCAACACCCTGATGACGCTCATATCGACCCTTTATACATACAAATTCGTGATCAACATGCTTATTGCAACATGATTGAGGAGGAATTTGATAGTAAGCCTTGGTTTCATGATATCAAAACATATCTTCCGTCTGGAGAATGTCCGTCGGATGTAACCAGTAATCAAAAAAGGACTATTCGACGACTAGCAAGGGGTTTTTTCTTAAGCGGAGGCATACTGTACAAGAAGACACCTGATTTAGGTCTTCTAAGGTGTGTAAATGCTCAAGAGGCTTCCACAATCATGATTGAAGACACTTAG